In the genome of Acidovorax sp. 69, the window AGCGGGGGAATCAGCACGGGAAGCATCGGACATGGGAAAACTCCTTGGGTTGCGGAAGGGGACGGGTTAAAAAAAGGCTGCGCAGCGACAAGATCAGTCGGCCAGGGCCACTGCGGGAGCGGGCACCGCCGCTGAAGGGGCCGCAGGCTGGGTCAGCGGGTGCGCCTGGTCGGGCGTCCAGTGCAGTTGCACGCCTTGCCTCACCTGGTAGGGCTGCGTGGCAAACGCGGCTTCGGACACCATCACCGAAAAGGCCGCCGTGGCGTTGGCCGACAGCGCCACGCCCTGCTTTTGCAGGCCCAGCAGCACATAGGTGCCCTGGTACTCGACATCCGTCACCACGGCCTGCATGCGCTGGGCGCCCCAGGGCAGCTCGGCGTGGACGGGGGCGATCTGCAGGTGGTCGGTGCGCACGCCCACCTTGCCTTCGGGCGTGTCGATCACGTTGTGCCCGCCCATGAAGCGCGCCACAAACTCGTTGGCGGGGCGGTTATAGACCTCGTGCGGGCTGCCCGCCTGCTCGATCACGCCGTGGTTCATCACCACCATGGTGTCGGCCAGGGCCATGGCCTCTTCCTGGCTGTGGGTGACGTGGATGAAAGTCAGGCCCAGCTCTTTTTGCCAGCGGCGCAGCTCGGCGCGCATCTGGATGCGCAAGAACGGATCGAGCGCCGAGAGAGGTTCGTCCAGCAGCAGCACACGCGGCTGGGTGATCAGGGCGCGAGCCAGCGCCACACGCTGCTGCTGCCCGCCCGACAGCTCTGCAGGCTTGCGCTCAGCCAGGTGGCCCATGGCCACGCGCTCCAGCAAATCACGCGCCTTGGCCTGGCGCTCGGCCTTCGCCATGCCCTTCATCTTGAGGCTGAAGGCCACGTTATCGAGCGCCGAGAGGTGCGGAAACAGCGCAAAGCTCTGGAACATCATGGCCGTGCCGCGCGCGGCAGCGGGCAGGTCGGTGATATTGCGGTTCTCCAGCAAGATGTCGCCGCTGGTCACCGACTCGTGCCCGGCAAGCATGCGCAAGGTGGTGCTCTTGCCGCAGCCCGAAGGCCCCAGCAAGCAACAGTAGCTGCCGCTGGCGATGCGCAAGTTAATGGCATCCACGGCGGGCTTGCCACTGGCGTAGCGCTTGGTGAGCGCGACGATTTCAATGGCGGCGGGAGTAGGCGCAGGGGTCTGGCTTTGCATGGGGTATGCACTACGCAAAGCCCATGCCAACTTTGTACACAATGTTTTATGTGCTTTGCATACAAAATGCACCAACACTGTGCCCGCAGATGCCCCAATCCCGCGAGAACCCGCATGTGCACTGGCTCCACCCGGTGCATGGCACGCACCGAAGCAGCGCACATGCAGCGGCGCCGCGTAGGGCGTGGCTATACTGACCTTCGCCGTTGAAACAATTTTTTACGTAAGTCCATTACGCCCTTGCCCGCCGCATGACGAACCTCGACCCGCGCTCCATGATTGCCCTGGCGGGCTTCATGTCTGCCGTCATGGCCATGGTGCTGCTGTTCATGCGGCGGCACTACCCACCCAGCATCCGGGGCGTGGGTGGCTGGGCGGTGGCGCCCCTGCTCTGGCTTGTGTCCACCGTGTTGTTCGGCGCGCGCGGCGCCATCCCCGACTGGCTGGGCCTGGTGCTGGCCAACCAGTTGCTGGTGCTGGGCTCGGTCACTTACTACATGGGCACCCGGCAGTTCATGGGCCAGCCCGCCACATGGCGGACCTGGAACTGGGTGATGGCGGGCACCACGGTGGTATTTGTCTGGCTGACCTACGGGTCGCCCAACTACGCGCTGCGCGTGGGTTTCTACACCGTCGTGATGGGAATGCTGTACGCCACACAACTGCACTTCATGCTGCGCCACGGTGACCGCAATTTTCCGGTGCGGCTGGTGGAGGCGGTGCTGGGGCTGCACATGCTGGTGCTCGCCGTGCGGCTGGGCTCCATCCTGGCCGGACACGCGGGCAACGACCTGATGGAGCCGTCGCTGTTCCAGACCCTTTACATCGGCGCCTATGTGCTCACCGTGCTGATGCTGTCCATTGGCGCCGTGCTAATGGCTACGGACCGCCTGCGCACCGAGCTGGAGCACCTGGCCACCTATGACTCGCTCACCCAGACCCTGAACCGACGCGCGCTGCTACAGCGCTGCGAGGACGAGCTGGAACGCGCACAGCGCTATGGCAACGGACCATCCATCATGATGGTAGACCTTGACAACTTCAAGGCCGTGAACGACACGCGCGGTCACCAGCATGGCGACGCCGTGCTGGTGCACTTTGCCGAGCGCACCCGCCAGGTGCTGCGCCGCGCCGACCGACTGGGCCGCTATGGGGGCGAAGAGTTTCTTGTGCTACTGCCCGGCGCCGATGCTGTCGCAGCCCTGGGCGTGGCCCAGCGCATACACGCCACGCTGGCCACGGGCCACCCGCTCGACTGCCAGGTCAGCATCGGACTGACCCATTGGACCGGATCACACGAAACGCTGGACACCATGCTGAGCCGGGCCGATGCCGCACTCTACCGCGCCAAAAAAGAAGGCCGCAACCGCACCGTGGTGGGCTGATGCACTTGCAGCCTGCGTGCCAAGGCATGCAGCGAGCCAGATCAGGCCGACTGGGTGGTGACCCCGGCCGATTC includes:
- a CDS encoding ABC transporter ATP-binding protein, with the translated sequence MQSQTPAPTPAAIEIVALTKRYASGKPAVDAINLRIASGSYCCLLGPSGCGKSTTLRMLAGHESVTSGDILLENRNITDLPAAARGTAMMFQSFALFPHLSALDNVAFSLKMKGMAKAERQAKARDLLERVAMGHLAERKPAELSGGQQQRVALARALITQPRVLLLDEPLSALDPFLRIQMRAELRRWQKELGLTFIHVTHSQEEAMALADTMVVMNHGVIEQAGSPHEVYNRPANEFVARFMGGHNVIDTPEGKVGVRTDHLQIAPVHAELPWGAQRMQAVVTDVEYQGTYVLLGLQKQGVALSANATAAFSVMVSEAAFATQPYQVRQGVQLHWTPDQAHPLTQPAAPSAAVPAPAVALAD
- a CDS encoding GGDEF domain-containing protein translates to MTNLDPRSMIALAGFMSAVMAMVLLFMRRHYPPSIRGVGGWAVAPLLWLVSTVLFGARGAIPDWLGLVLANQLLVLGSVTYYMGTRQFMGQPATWRTWNWVMAGTTVVFVWLTYGSPNYALRVGFYTVVMGMLYATQLHFMLRHGDRNFPVRLVEAVLGLHMLVLAVRLGSILAGHAGNDLMEPSLFQTLYIGAYVLTVLMLSIGAVLMATDRLRTELEHLATYDSLTQTLNRRALLQRCEDELERAQRYGNGPSIMMVDLDNFKAVNDTRGHQHGDAVLVHFAERTRQVLRRADRLGRYGGEEFLVLLPGADAVAALGVAQRIHATLATGHPLDCQVSIGLTHWTGSHETLDTMLSRADAALYRAKKEGRNRTVVG